In the genome of Coraliomargarita algicola, one region contains:
- a CDS encoding sialate O-acetylesterase yields MVLQQQESVPVWGWGDRGETVTVSFAGQSVDAIVDVNGQWRVDLGMLPSSEQGRQFTVVSTSGDEVRFEDVIVGDVWVCSGQSNMEWPLSKTANADQAIAAADYPQMRLFKVQKQVAYQPQSDLQGEWVVCSPETVKGFSAVAYYFGRHLMGELQRPVGLIASCWGGIVAEAYTSAEALELHLPEFSEEIKALKQSRLASRVAAYEQAMREYEASFPVLYELEDNFLAAAAWVRPNLDDSHWGTMLVPGNWEQNFPGLDGMVWLRKTVDIPASWAGQDLMLHLGPVDEVDVTWFNGHRVGMTGNIQKNEDPNSWWKPREYHVDAEFVNVGANVIAIRAIDIAGEGGLWGATADKMYLAPVDASASDRISLAGEWKIQPQYVLPIKPLDDPSNPRQPTVLYNQMLAPLIPYAMTGVIWYQGESNVDRTAQYHKLLPTLIGDWRHRWQRDFPFLIVQLANFNARKSWPVESAWAELREAQSMTAAKDPKTGIAVTIDIGDAKDIHPKNKQDVGKRLGLVAEAIAYDRDVVANGPTFSKMEIVGAEVILSFDHAEGGLFYHGSQPAGFALCGEDGKFVWADVQVDGNQVRLSASRVPQPVAVRYAWADNPEAPFYNQAGLPMVPFRTDGPVQ; encoded by the coding sequence ATGGTCTTGCAGCAGCAAGAGAGCGTTCCCGTTTGGGGATGGGGAGATCGCGGCGAGACCGTGACGGTCTCTTTTGCAGGGCAATCGGTGGATGCCATCGTCGATGTGAATGGCCAGTGGCGAGTTGATTTAGGAATGTTGCCATCATCCGAGCAAGGTCGTCAGTTTACGGTCGTCTCCACTTCAGGGGACGAGGTGAGGTTTGAGGATGTCATTGTTGGCGATGTATGGGTCTGCTCTGGGCAGTCAAATATGGAGTGGCCTTTGAGTAAAACCGCCAATGCAGATCAAGCGATTGCGGCCGCGGATTATCCGCAGATGCGACTCTTCAAGGTACAGAAGCAGGTTGCTTATCAACCGCAGTCAGATTTGCAGGGGGAGTGGGTGGTGTGCTCGCCTGAAACCGTAAAAGGTTTTTCAGCTGTTGCCTATTATTTTGGACGTCATCTTATGGGCGAATTGCAGCGTCCTGTTGGCTTGATTGCAAGTTGCTGGGGAGGGATTGTGGCTGAAGCCTATACGAGCGCTGAAGCTTTAGAACTTCATTTGCCCGAGTTTTCCGAAGAAATTAAAGCGCTGAAGCAGAGTCGATTAGCATCCAGAGTCGCCGCATATGAGCAAGCCATGCGCGAGTATGAGGCTTCTTTTCCCGTGCTTTATGAGCTCGAAGACAATTTTTTAGCTGCGGCTGCATGGGTGCGACCCAATCTAGACGATTCCCATTGGGGCACGATGTTAGTGCCAGGGAATTGGGAACAAAACTTTCCCGGTCTCGATGGTATGGTTTGGTTGCGTAAGACGGTCGATATTCCTGCATCATGGGCAGGTCAGGATTTAATGCTGCATTTAGGTCCTGTCGATGAGGTCGACGTGACTTGGTTTAATGGTCATCGGGTCGGGATGACAGGTAATATTCAAAAGAACGAGGATCCGAATTCTTGGTGGAAGCCACGTGAATATCATGTGGATGCAGAATTTGTAAATGTGGGGGCAAACGTGATTGCGATTAGAGCTATTGACATTGCGGGCGAAGGAGGCCTTTGGGGAGCCACTGCCGATAAGATGTACCTAGCTCCAGTCGATGCATCCGCATCGGATCGTATCTCTCTCGCAGGGGAGTGGAAGATTCAACCTCAATACGTCCTGCCCATTAAGCCCCTCGACGACCCCAGTAATCCTAGGCAGCCGACAGTTTTGTATAATCAGATGCTGGCACCTTTAATTCCGTATGCGATGACTGGAGTGATCTGGTATCAGGGAGAATCCAATGTCGATCGCACTGCGCAGTATCATAAGCTTTTACCAACATTGATTGGAGATTGGCGGCATCGCTGGCAACGTGACTTTCCATTTCTGATTGTTCAACTAGCAAACTTCAACGCACGCAAATCTTGGCCAGTTGAAAGTGCCTGGGCGGAACTACGTGAGGCTCAGAGTATGACTGCGGCAAAGGATCCGAAGACAGGCATCGCGGTGACGATTGATATCGGTGATGCTAAAGACATTCATCCTAAGAATAAGCAAGACGTTGGGAAGCGGCTTGGTTTGGTCGCTGAAGCAATTGCATACGACCGAGACGTAGTGGCAAATGGTCCTACTTTCTCTAAGATGGAAATTGTGGGTGCTGAAGTTATTCTGAGCTTTGATCATGCCGAAGGTGGCTTGTTTTATCATGGATCTCAGCCCGCCGGATTCGCCCTTTGTGGTGAGGATGGGAAATTCGTTTGGGCGGATGTGCAAGTCGATGGCAATCAGGTTCGTTTGAGTGCATCACGTGTGCCTCAGCCAGTCGCAGTTCGCTACGCATGGGCGGATAATCCAGAGGCACCTTTCTACAATCAGGCGGGACTTCCTATGGTTCCGTTTCGCACCGATGGGCCTGTTCAGTAG
- a CDS encoding LacI family DNA-binding transcriptional regulator yields the protein MPELTIRDIAQLAKVSPATVSLALRNNPRISEGTRKRVQRIAIDCGYRVNPMISSLMSHQRATRKKVTFVASLAFITPTRLGTITEAPWDAPADIFRSAKARAAALGYALEEIPYREEGIGPHRLEQILASRNISGLIVHHLSDLSELLGIDWSKYSLVSAGSATHSPRLHHVSSDHYQNMALAMEKVRSLGYRRPGLCIRPFLDEMTSHRYVAAYLLAQQRLDSCDRISPLVCSESDEATFSHWIRDHKPDVVLCGNYRVQSWVERAGFRVPAQVGFVHLDVSPSKSDCSGILQNRMLIGATAINVVVAENLRNERGLSESAMATLIEGDWVEGQTVRNLI from the coding sequence ATGCCTGAATTGACCATACGAGATATTGCGCAACTCGCGAAAGTATCCCCAGCTACAGTGTCGTTAGCTTTGCGTAACAATCCTCGGATATCCGAAGGAACGAGAAAGCGAGTGCAACGAATTGCGATTGATTGTGGGTATCGAGTGAATCCGATGATTTCGTCTTTGATGTCGCATCAACGTGCGACGCGCAAAAAGGTAACTTTCGTTGCTTCGCTTGCATTCATAACACCGACTAGGCTCGGTACTATTACCGAAGCACCCTGGGATGCACCGGCCGATATTTTTCGCAGTGCAAAAGCGCGTGCTGCGGCTTTAGGGTATGCGCTTGAGGAGATCCCGTATCGAGAAGAAGGGATTGGGCCACATCGCTTGGAGCAGATCCTGGCTAGCCGTAATATTTCTGGGTTGATCGTCCATCACCTTAGCGATCTTAGTGAATTATTGGGGATCGATTGGTCTAAGTATTCCCTCGTTTCGGCTGGTAGTGCGACGCATTCTCCCCGCTTGCATCACGTGAGCTCAGACCATTACCAGAATATGGCTTTAGCGATGGAGAAAGTTCGAAGTCTCGGTTATAGAAGACCAGGATTGTGCATACGTCCGTTTTTAGACGAAATGACATCGCATCGCTATGTGGCAGCCTATCTCTTGGCTCAGCAGCGTTTGGATTCGTGTGATCGGATTAGTCCACTGGTTTGCAGTGAATCTGATGAAGCGACTTTTTCTCATTGGATTCGTGATCATAAGCCGGATGTAGTTTTATGTGGAAATTATCGCGTGCAGAGCTGGGTCGAGAGAGCGGGGTTTCGAGTGCCTGCGCAAGTTGGATTTGTTCATCTGGATGTGAGCCCGAGCAAGTCAGATTGTAGTGGCATTCTTCAAAATCGAATGCTAATTGGAGCTACGGCCATAAATGTGGTTGTTGCCGAGAATTTGAGGAATGAAAGGGGGCTTTCTGAGTCCGCAATGGCGACTTTGATTGAGGGGGATTGGGTAGAAGGTCAGACTGTGCGTAATCTGATTTGA
- a CDS encoding autotransporter-associated beta strand repeat-containing protein translates to MNQNLYPRLISRSLTRRATAPLNLAVLSTIFVFTASNVNAAGRSWANSGSDFNTDSNWGGGSVPTDADWVSFNGTPVYQPNLSASVETQSLTFNGAGYVVSSSSPSFTLSTGGITSSVAGTTTISAPVIFDKDTGNYGVNQATGGLLDLSGGVSTTDNARLVEINSGGQQGTVSFSGMNTYGGNTWVGAGTIEVSVLGNAGAAGNYGTGDILLGRSSSTGTLNYIGSGETSSKVIDMAGTVGGAKIDTTGATGALILTADIVHSNVNLKTLTLTGDTTGNALQGEVTDSAWNKVTSVVKDGSGEWTLSAANTYSGSTTVENGKLIAAHENALGETYSSGQGADVIVNGGELDSTVANVNIGGALTLAGGQLTTRGNDIGSYTLGNNENFSFTDGTLSVTLAAAGGASDQIIGGGTGTFTITGGILDLGDTVVDYAITYSIFAGFDSGSVSGLDIVGYDTDNWIAALNADGGSGVLSFSAIPEPMHSSAILAFLSLAAVSTRKRFNRHR, encoded by the coding sequence ATGAATCAAAATCTCTATCCTCGTTTGATCTCTCGATCGTTGACTCGTCGTGCGACTGCTCCCCTGAACCTAGCGGTTTTATCTACAATCTTCGTTTTTACGGCAAGTAATGTGAATGCGGCTGGCCGGAGCTGGGCAAATTCCGGAAGCGACTTTAATACTGACTCTAATTGGGGGGGAGGCTCGGTGCCTACTGACGCTGATTGGGTTTCATTTAATGGGACTCCAGTGTATCAGCCCAATTTAAGTGCATCGGTTGAAACACAAAGTTTAACTTTTAACGGAGCTGGTTATGTTGTGAGTAGTTCTTCTCCTTCCTTTACGTTAAGCACTGGAGGCATTACTAGCAGTGTTGCGGGCACCACTACTATTTCGGCACCGGTGATTTTCGACAAAGATACTGGTAATTATGGAGTCAACCAAGCTACTGGTGGGCTTCTGGATTTAAGCGGAGGAGTTTCAACTACGGACAATGCACGGTTGGTAGAAATTAATAGCGGTGGTCAGCAGGGAACTGTGAGTTTTTCTGGCATGAATACCTATGGTGGGAACACTTGGGTCGGCGCCGGCACAATTGAGGTCTCTGTTCTCGGAAATGCGGGCGCGGCCGGCAATTACGGTACCGGAGATATTTTATTGGGACGGTCTAGTTCTACGGGGACCTTGAATTATATTGGGAGTGGCGAGACCAGCAGTAAAGTGATTGATATGGCGGGTACTGTCGGAGGTGCGAAAATTGATACCACGGGTGCCACTGGAGCATTAATCCTAACTGCAGATATTGTACATTCCAATGTGAATTTGAAAACGCTTACGTTGACAGGGGACACCACTGGGAACGCGCTGCAGGGGGAGGTGACAGACTCAGCTTGGAACAAAGTGACTTCTGTGGTCAAAGATGGCAGTGGTGAATGGACACTCAGCGCGGCGAATACGTATTCCGGTTCGACCACAGTTGAAAATGGCAAGCTGATCGCTGCTCATGAAAATGCTTTAGGTGAGACGTATTCGTCGGGCCAGGGAGCGGATGTCATTGTGAATGGCGGTGAACTGGATTCCACAGTGGCAAATGTCAACATTGGCGGTGCTCTGACGCTAGCAGGAGGACAGTTGACAACTCGTGGTAATGACATCGGTAGCTACACGTTGGGTAACAACGAAAATTTTTCGTTCACTGACGGAACATTATCGGTGACTCTTGCTGCAGCAGGGGGCGCTTCCGATCAAATCATTGGCGGTGGCACGGGCACTTTTACCATTACTGGTGGTATTCTCGATTTGGGGGATACCGTCGTTGATTACGCGATTACCTACTCGATCTTTGCTGGGTTTGATTCGGGTTCGGTTTCTGGCTTAGACATCGTTGGTTATGATACTGATAATTGGATTGCTGCTTTGAATGCGGACGGAGGTAGTGGCGTTCTAAGTTTCTCTGCAATTCCAGAGCCAATGCATTCAAGTGCGATCTTGGCGTTTCTTTCGCTTGCAGCGGTAAGCACCAGAAAGCGTTTCAATCGTCATCGCTAG
- a CDS encoding dihydrolipoyl dehydrogenase family protein, with protein sequence MSQTHFDYIVIGGGSGGYAAARTARETREHVAIIDGAETLGGLCILRGCMPSKTLIYSAEVLHLAQQGEKFGLQIPTAKADMPALHQRKLDTIEEFSEYRQEQLQSERFTLFRNHAKFIDAQTIQLDDGTRLTANHFMIATGSTVSVPPIPGLAEVPYWTSDDVLELDFLPQKIIVLGGGIVACELAQFLRRIGSEVIQIQRSPHILKEMSPEAASVIEQAFRDEGIQLYTDTALTSVQHQNGSFTVNFEHKGQAISVRAPHLLNALGRRPATDGLGLKAAGISTLHSGHINCNAMQQTSNPRVYACGDVAGPHEIVHVAIMQGETAAKHATGRAAERVDYDSLCGVVFTDPQIGSVGLNENQLKERGIEYLSADYPFDDHGKSILMEAKYGYVKVLADKNTGVVLGAECVSKDGGELIHGMAIAVTLKARVHDLLKVHWYHPTLSEIWSYPLEDIADEL encoded by the coding sequence ATGAGCCAAACACACTTTGATTATATCGTCATCGGCGGAGGCAGCGGTGGCTATGCAGCTGCACGCACCGCACGTGAAACACGCGAGCACGTCGCCATCATCGATGGAGCCGAGACACTCGGTGGCCTATGCATACTCCGTGGCTGCATGCCTTCGAAAACTTTAATCTATTCCGCCGAAGTGCTACATCTAGCGCAACAAGGTGAAAAATTCGGCCTCCAGATACCGACAGCGAAAGCCGATATGCCCGCGCTCCATCAACGCAAACTCGACACCATCGAGGAGTTTTCCGAATACCGTCAGGAGCAACTCCAGAGCGAGCGCTTCACTCTCTTTCGCAATCACGCAAAATTCATCGACGCCCAAACGATTCAACTCGACGACGGCACCCGCCTGACCGCCAATCACTTTATGATTGCGACTGGCTCAACCGTATCCGTCCCCCCGATACCAGGCCTCGCAGAAGTGCCCTACTGGACCAGCGACGATGTGCTCGAACTCGATTTCCTGCCCCAAAAAATTATCGTGCTGGGTGGCGGTATCGTAGCCTGCGAACTAGCACAATTTCTACGCCGCATCGGCAGCGAAGTCATCCAAATTCAACGCAGCCCCCACATCCTCAAAGAAATGTCGCCCGAAGCCGCCAGCGTAATAGAACAAGCCTTTCGCGACGAAGGCATCCAGCTGTACACAGACACCGCGCTCACATCAGTGCAGCATCAAAACGGCAGCTTCACAGTCAATTTTGAACACAAAGGCCAAGCAATCTCCGTGCGTGCGCCGCATCTCCTCAACGCTCTAGGACGTCGTCCGGCCACAGATGGTCTGGGGCTCAAAGCAGCAGGAATCAGCACCCTACACAGCGGACACATCAATTGTAACGCCATGCAGCAAACCAGCAACCCGCGTGTCTACGCCTGCGGCGATGTCGCCGGCCCGCACGAAATCGTGCACGTGGCCATTATGCAGGGCGAAACAGCAGCCAAACATGCCACAGGCCGCGCCGCCGAACGCGTCGATTACGACAGCCTCTGTGGCGTAGTCTTTACCGATCCGCAAATCGGCAGCGTCGGCCTAAACGAAAACCAACTCAAAGAGCGAGGCATTGAATATTTAAGCGCCGACTACCCCTTCGATGACCATGGCAAATCCATTCTAATGGAGGCCAAATACGGCTACGTAAAAGTCCTGGCCGACAAGAATACCGGCGTAGTCCTCGGCGCGGAATGCGTCAGCAAAGACGGCGGTGAGCTCATTCACGGCATGGCCATCGCCGTCACATTAAAAGCCCGCGTGCACGACCTGCTCAAGGTGCACTGGTATCACCCCACTCTCAGCGAAATCTGGAGCTACCCACTCGAGGACATAGCAGACGAGCTTTAG
- a CDS encoding endo-1,4-beta-xylanase — MMKSPAFTEKAQSMLKHLLVDDPEIEHRIETGIEQHRKGWGEIKLVDKEGEPVEHASVSMRQMKHEFHFGCNAFLLDQLPEAEKNAQYRELFSDVFNLAVVPFYWADLEPEEGKMRFDKNSPFIYRRPPPDLVLDFCEEKGITPKAHPLLWHNFRPEWLGCEEMEMRRHIRRRFQAISERYAHRINIWDVCNEVQTLTLNQKRAHMPENHLEYAFELAAKFFPNGIKTYNDDRIWYRYSRSYSPVYLLVKSLIEQGYKVDALGLQLHMFTNVLYNAFRFLNQKNLLDSFDLYGRLGVPLNISEISLISSKDLGDGDAFQEILTDKLYRLWFSHAAMNGIVWWNMVDNTAAYAPLGDETAGENVGRAGLVNYDMTPKPAYKVLKRLIQEEWQTNPSFEYTEGAANKFRGFYGDYEVTVKTAQGTSIHKIKHSRNNLNVFMLKL, encoded by the coding sequence ATGATGAAATCACCCGCATTTACTGAAAAAGCTCAATCGATGCTCAAGCACCTCTTGGTGGATGATCCTGAGATCGAGCATCGTATTGAAACTGGTATTGAGCAACACCGTAAAGGGTGGGGCGAAATCAAGTTGGTCGACAAGGAGGGGGAACCGGTTGAACACGCGAGTGTTTCAATGCGTCAAATGAAGCATGAGTTTCACTTCGGGTGTAATGCCTTCCTATTGGACCAACTGCCTGAAGCAGAGAAAAACGCGCAGTATCGTGAACTCTTTAGTGATGTTTTCAACCTTGCGGTAGTGCCCTTCTATTGGGCGGACTTAGAGCCTGAAGAAGGGAAGATGCGCTTTGATAAAAATAGTCCTTTCATTTACCGCCGCCCGCCGCCTGACTTGGTCTTGGACTTCTGTGAAGAGAAGGGCATCACGCCTAAAGCGCATCCTTTGCTTTGGCACAATTTTCGTCCGGAGTGGTTGGGGTGCGAGGAGATGGAGATGAGAAGGCACATTCGTCGTCGTTTTCAGGCCATTTCAGAACGCTATGCACATCGTATTAATATATGGGATGTATGTAACGAAGTGCAAACACTCACTCTCAATCAAAAGAGAGCTCATATGCCAGAGAATCATTTGGAGTATGCCTTTGAGCTCGCAGCGAAGTTTTTTCCGAATGGAATTAAGACCTATAACGATGATCGTATCTGGTATCGTTATAGCCGTAGCTATAGTCCTGTTTATCTATTGGTGAAATCTTTGATTGAGCAAGGCTACAAGGTCGACGCGTTGGGGCTTCAGTTGCATATGTTTACCAATGTGCTTTACAATGCTTTTAGATTTTTGAACCAGAAGAATCTTTTAGATAGCTTTGATCTCTATGGTCGTCTCGGAGTTCCGCTCAATATTTCGGAAATCAGCTTGATTAGTAGTAAAGATCTAGGAGATGGCGATGCGTTCCAAGAGATTCTTACAGATAAGCTCTATCGCCTCTGGTTCAGTCATGCTGCGATGAACGGAATTGTCTGGTGGAACATGGTTGATAATACAGCGGCGTATGCACCTCTCGGAGATGAAACTGCAGGAGAAAATGTAGGTCGTGCAGGGCTAGTTAATTATGATATGACTCCCAAGCCCGCCTACAAGGTGCTGAAGCGCTTGATTCAGGAAGAGTGGCAGACGAACCCGAGTTTTGAATACACTGAAGGGGCCGCCAATAAGTTTCGCGGGTTTTATGGAGATTACGAAGTGACTGTGAAAACCGCGCAGGGGACAAGCATACATAAGATTAAGCACTCAAGGAATAATTTGAATGTATTTATGTTGAAGCTCTAG
- a CDS encoding glycoside hydrolase family 130 protein, whose amino-acid sequence MLIQKYSGNPILRAEQVPYPAGCVFNAGVTKLNGEYLMLFRNDYDYISGATFGGTNLGLARSSNGVDWIFDPEPAITAEQAREAFRHSHAERYGLEEIGRIYDPRISVIDGLICVCTAMDTKHGVIGAMLTTEDFKSFELMSISTPDNRNMVLFPEKINDHYYRLERPFPVYGRGGGEAFDIWSSCSPDLKFWGDSRLVLGSEEVPYSNCKIGPAAPPIRTQAGWLTTIHAVYKDESRPLKAWGDQVWNKAYYAGLMLLDINDPQKVIGLAREPLLSPDTSYEIDGFRGEVIFPGGMILEDDGEVKIYYGAADTSVALATAHVDNLLALCKPL is encoded by the coding sequence ATGCTCATTCAGAAGTATTCCGGAAATCCGATCTTACGGGCGGAACAGGTTCCATACCCAGCAGGCTGCGTTTTTAACGCAGGCGTGACTAAGCTCAATGGTGAATACCTGATGCTTTTTCGTAACGACTACGATTATATCTCAGGTGCGACCTTTGGTGGTACTAACTTAGGCTTGGCCCGTAGCTCGAATGGAGTGGATTGGATCTTCGATCCCGAACCCGCGATCACCGCAGAACAGGCACGCGAAGCATTCCGTCATAGCCATGCCGAACGCTATGGCCTGGAGGAAATTGGGCGAATTTATGATCCCCGCATTAGTGTGATTGACGGGCTGATTTGTGTATGCACCGCAATGGACACCAAGCACGGCGTGATTGGAGCGATGCTGACTACGGAAGATTTTAAATCGTTCGAATTGATGAGCATTTCTACGCCGGATAATCGTAACATGGTGTTGTTTCCGGAGAAGATCAATGATCACTATTACCGCTTAGAGCGTCCTTTTCCAGTGTATGGACGGGGTGGGGGAGAGGCATTCGACATTTGGTCGTCCTGTTCGCCCGATTTGAAATTCTGGGGTGATAGTAGGCTTGTCCTAGGCAGCGAAGAGGTGCCTTACTCCAATTGTAAAATTGGTCCCGCGGCGCCACCAATACGCACTCAGGCAGGTTGGTTGACTACCATTCACGCAGTTTATAAGGATGAGAGTCGACCGCTCAAAGCCTGGGGGGATCAGGTTTGGAATAAGGCTTATTATGCAGGATTGATGCTACTGGATATTAATGATCCACAAAAGGTGATTGGTTTAGCGCGTGAGCCTCTCCTTTCTCCCGATACTTCTTATGAAATCGACGGCTTTCGCGGAGAAGTGATTTTTCCCGGAGGCATGATTTTGGAAGACGATGGAGAGGTCAAAATATACTATGGTGCTGCAGATACCTCTGTCGCGCTTGCGACGGCGCATGTCGATAATCTGCTCGCGCTGTGTAAACCACTGTAA
- a CDS encoding DJ-1 family glyoxalase III, with amino-acid sequence MTQRALIILHPGFEEMEAVAPIDLLSRAGVEVTQASTSDSLLLRGRSGITLQATHRLADAATEDYDVIILPGGPGIMQLRDDSRIVECLQRHHQAGKLIACICAAPLLLLDAGMIQNIAYTAHPSTVNELSAASQEAVVSNNTIITSRGAGTATEFALAIVQHLCGQDRANEIAESICWSHTF; translated from the coding sequence ATGACGCAACGCGCACTCATCATCCTACACCCTGGCTTCGAAGAAATGGAAGCCGTCGCTCCCATCGACCTACTGTCACGCGCCGGAGTCGAAGTCACTCAGGCCTCCACCTCCGATTCATTGCTCTTACGAGGCCGTAGCGGCATCACCCTGCAAGCAACTCACCGATTGGCAGACGCCGCGACAGAAGACTATGACGTCATCATCCTGCCCGGCGGCCCCGGCATCATGCAACTACGTGACGATTCCCGTATCGTCGAATGCCTTCAGCGCCACCACCAAGCTGGCAAACTCATCGCCTGCATCTGCGCAGCCCCCTTACTATTACTCGACGCTGGGATGATTCAAAACATCGCCTACACCGCGCACCCGAGCACAGTGAACGAGCTCAGCGCAGCCAGCCAAGAAGCCGTCGTCTCAAATAACACAATCATCACCTCTCGCGGAGCCGGCACTGCAACAGAATTTGCATTAGCCATCGTCCAGCACCTATGCGGCCAAGATCGCGCAAATGAGATCGCCGAATCCATCTGCTGGTCGCATACATTTTAA
- a CDS encoding O-antigen ligase family protein → MQDPSPILPRDKLLRDSFTPAEATLFGIVLIMSCMVAWLGDPRSFWLLGSLLIIGCLTPVILKTHEHTHPFFVDLLWPKFWICSAPAWALALQFVIGLTQNPMSTIHIGDLVYHTIDPIQLWRPISAADSSAWLTIFAYCATYLMLTSLYIVPKSRSFFERLFPWLCLGAVLVGVFGYIQKGLGLTKPLFTTGTGANDFFAFFPYDGHWAAFASLWCCACIAMTLLSTRYDDNPGFINSNGPWYLTGGTLLGATGFLVQAPLPAAILLLTLSAMLLIVAVEFIANSKDPHHKSIALCSGLTACLSFAGGIFRCFQDNTLNADATSLRIAAIDMFKDSPIFGWGIDSYEKLLPFYSSDMLLGQRSERAASDLLQFLAEFGLFGLVLTFSYLAAFIIRYLRGPRNVRLSNHLFIGCGSVGLLALCDTPFMSPAVFFSFLVIFFSALRWADISRSKVDEVDASRPKLVTPESQRRLPFFNQQYTEKEK, encoded by the coding sequence TTGCAAGATCCAAGCCCCATCCTCCCCCGCGACAAGCTGCTACGCGATAGTTTCACACCCGCTGAAGCAACACTCTTCGGCATAGTCCTCATCATGTCCTGCATGGTCGCTTGGCTCGGAGACCCACGCTCCTTCTGGCTACTCGGCAGCCTACTCATCATAGGTTGCCTAACTCCGGTCATCTTAAAGACACACGAGCATACACACCCCTTCTTCGTCGATCTACTGTGGCCTAAATTCTGGATCTGCTCCGCACCAGCCTGGGCATTGGCCCTGCAATTTGTAATCGGACTCACACAAAACCCAATGAGTACGATCCATATTGGCGACTTGGTTTACCACACCATCGACCCGATCCAGCTGTGGCGTCCAATCTCAGCCGCCGACAGTTCCGCTTGGTTAACTATTTTTGCCTACTGTGCCACCTACCTGATGCTCACCTCGCTCTACATAGTACCCAAATCACGCTCATTTTTCGAACGTCTCTTTCCCTGGCTGTGCCTGGGGGCCGTTCTCGTCGGCGTATTCGGCTACATACAAAAAGGGCTCGGACTCACCAAACCACTCTTCACAACAGGCACTGGAGCCAACGACTTTTTCGCCTTTTTCCCCTACGACGGACACTGGGCTGCCTTTGCCTCACTCTGGTGCTGTGCCTGCATTGCGATGACCTTACTCTCAACCCGCTACGACGACAATCCAGGCTTCATCAATTCGAACGGTCCCTGGTATCTAACCGGAGGCACCCTCTTAGGGGCCACCGGGTTCCTCGTCCAGGCGCCGCTCCCCGCAGCTATTTTGCTACTCACGCTCTCGGCCATGCTACTCATCGTTGCAGTCGAATTCATAGCAAACTCCAAAGACCCGCACCACAAGTCCATTGCCCTCTGCAGTGGACTCACCGCTTGCCTCAGTTTCGCAGGTGGCATCTTTCGCTGCTTTCAAGACAACACCTTAAACGCCGACGCCACATCATTACGTATTGCTGCCATTGATATGTTTAAGGACAGCCCCATCTTTGGATGGGGAATCGACAGCTACGAAAAGCTACTCCCCTTTTACAGCAGCGACATGCTACTGGGCCAACGCTCTGAACGTGCCGCCTCCGATTTACTTCAATTTTTAGCCGAGTTCGGCCTCTTTGGCTTAGTGCTCACCTTCAGCTATCTAGCCGCATTTATCATTCGCTACCTGCGCGGCCCACGCAATGTCCGCTTAAGCAATCACCTGTTCATTGGCTGTGGGTCCGTCGGACTACTCGCACTATGCGACACCCCCTTCATGTCGCCGGCGGTCTTCTTCAGCTTTTTAGTTATTTTCTTCAGTGCCTTGCGTTGGGCCGATATCAGCCGTAGTAAAGTGGATGAAGTCGATGCCTCTCGCCCCAAGCTAGTGACACCTGAAAGCCAACGACGCCTCCCCTTCTTTAATCAACAATACACGGAAAAAGAAAAATGA